One window of Candidatus Melainabacteria bacterium RIFOXYA2_FULL_32_9 genomic DNA carries:
- a CDS encoding phosphoglycerate dehydrogenase: protein MAYKVLVTDKINEIAGKIVSEAAEVVYMETLPEDQLAEIIGEYDALMVRSQTKVTAKILTAGKKLKIVGRAGVGVDNIDVEEATQRGIIVVNSPEGNTTAAAEHTVAMMLSMARHIPAADASIKQGKWERSKLTGCEVFNKTLGIIGFGKIGARVAKAALAMGMKVAVCDPFITKEKVEEFGGIYIKNLDELWPICDFLTIHAPKTKETAYLINRNTLNRMKTGIKIINCARGGIVDEQALKEAIESGQVAAAAIDVFEKEPIDPNSPLLSCKGDIILTPHLGASTEEAQVNVAIDVAEQIRDVLEGKSARSAVNIPALKAELLEPVKDYMNLAENLGMLVRQISNGAIKKVKITTRGDLANVDSSPLKVAVLKGILSYNLEGVNYVNAPIIAKSNGIEVVDSKSEKSGNYVGLITVKLKTDTESHIVCGAMIAERTPRIVQIDDYNTSIALADHILIVPHQDKPGMIAKVAAILGNNNVNISMMQVARKDETIGGCTSIMIINTDDIVKDELLSEIKQINGIHDAVYISLNPDKTIEQIQEAVLV from the coding sequence ATGGCATACAAAGTTTTAGTTACGGATAAGATCAATGAAATAGCCGGAAAAATCGTATCTGAAGCAGCAGAAGTAGTTTATATGGAAACACTTCCTGAAGACCAACTGGCAGAAATAATCGGCGAATACGATGCATTAATGGTAAGAAGCCAGACAAAAGTCACAGCTAAAATTCTAACGGCTGGTAAAAAACTTAAAATAGTAGGTCGTGCAGGAGTTGGCGTTGACAATATTGATGTAGAAGAAGCTACCCAAAGAGGTATTATTGTAGTTAATTCACCGGAAGGCAATACAACAGCAGCAGCAGAACATACTGTTGCTATGATGCTTTCTATGGCAAGACATATTCCAGCAGCAGATGCGTCTATTAAACAAGGAAAATGGGAAAGATCAAAACTCACAGGCTGTGAAGTATTTAATAAGACTCTTGGAATAATCGGTTTTGGCAAAATTGGAGCAAGGGTAGCAAAAGCTGCACTAGCAATGGGAATGAAAGTTGCAGTATGTGATCCTTTTATAACAAAAGAAAAAGTTGAAGAGTTTGGTGGAATTTACATTAAAAATCTTGATGAACTATGGCCAATTTGTGATTTCCTTACTATTCATGCGCCAAAAACTAAAGAAACAGCCTATTTAATCAATAGAAATACTTTAAACAGAATGAAAACAGGAATAAAAATCATCAACTGCGCAAGAGGCGGTATTGTGGATGAACAAGCATTAAAAGAAGCTATTGAATCAGGACAGGTTGCAGCAGCAGCAATAGATGTATTTGAGAAAGAACCTATAGACCCTAATAGTCCTCTTTTAAGCTGCAAAGGTGACATAATTTTAACTCCACATCTTGGAGCAAGTACAGAAGAAGCTCAAGTAAACGTTGCTATTGATGTAGCTGAACAGATAAGAGATGTTTTAGAAGGCAAATCAGCAAGAAGTGCTGTAAATATTCCGGCACTTAAAGCTGAATTACTTGAACCAGTCAAAGATTATATGAATTTAGCTGAAAATCTCGGCATGTTAGTAAGACAAATCAGTAACGGCGCCATTAAAAAAGTTAAAATTACAACCAGAGGCGATTTAGCTAATGTAGATTCCTCTCCATTAAAAGTTGCTGTATTAAAAGGAATTCTTTCTTATAACCTCGAAGGAGTAAACTACGTAAACGCTCCTATAATAGCAAAATCAAATGGAATTGAGGTTGTAGATTCCAAATCCGAAAAATCAGGCAATTATGTTGGTTTAATTACAGTCAAACTAAAAACTGACACTGAATCTCACATAGTATGCGGTGCAATGATTGCTGAGAGAACCCCACGAATTGTACAAATTGATGATTATAATACAAGTATAGCTTTAGCAGATCATATCTTAATCGTTCCCCACCAGGATAAACCCGGTATGATTGCTAAGGTTGCAGCGATCCTAGGCAATAATAATGTCAATATCAGCATGATGCAAGTAGCAAGAAAAGATGAAACTATTGGAGGCTGCACATCAATAATGATTATAAACACTGATGATATAGTTAAAGATGAACTGTTATCAGAAATTAAGCAAATCAATGGAATCCACGATGCTGTTTATATCAGTTTAAATCCTGACAAAACAATAGAA
- a CDS encoding DNA-binding protein: MNKEELVKEISRKAKVSQKQASEIITLVLETIEKTVSKGKKVTLVGFGTFEARKRAARTGRNPQTGAEIKIPAKTVPVFSAGKKFKEVVAK; the protein is encoded by the coding sequence ATGAATAAAGAAGAATTAGTAAAAGAGATTTCAAGAAAAGCTAAAGTTTCACAAAAACAAGCTTCCGAAATCATCACATTAGTTTTAGAAACTATCGAAAAAACAGTTTCTAAAGGTAAAAAAGTAACCTTAGTTGGTTTTGGTACATTTGAAGCTCGCAAACGTGCAGCTAGAACCGGCAGAAATCCACAAACTGGCGCAGAAATCAAAATTCCTGCTAAAACAGTTCCTGTTTTCTCAGCTGGTAAAAAATTCAAAGAAGTTGTTGCTAAGTAG